CCGATGCATTCACACTGACATTCACACCATGCTGCTTGGAAGAGGTAGGAGCCACCTAAAGAGCAAAAAGGCCAGACTTGCAGTGACGTGGCAGCAGGATACCATCTGTCCCACTTGTCCTGCTCCAGGTACTGGACATTCAGATGGCTACCTATCCTGATGCAGGTTGACCACAGCTTGCTTAGTGCAATTAGTTCCTTACTAATCGTTCTAGAATCTACTAATGAAGTCAAGAAATGGTAgtttggaggaagaaaaagggacAATGGCAGCAGGGAATGAATGAATCTGAGTGAAGCAAAGCTGTATGGTATCATATTCTCCCTTTGGCAAATTCTAAGACTAGGGAATCCCTATCCTAATTCCACCAATTCCAGCCCCATTCCCCCATCACCCTGCACCAGGCCAAAAACAGGCCAGAGGTGGAAACTGTTCCTCCTCATCCATTATTGAAGTCATTGATCCTTAAAAGCAGCTAGAATAGTGTCCAGGGCTAGGATCCTTCACCACAAGGAGTGACCAAAGCCAGGTACTCACAGGGAACACAGCAGGCCCATACTGGAAGGTGCTGGGGAGGCCCGGGACCCCTGTATAGTATGGCAGGCTGGTGTAACTGTAGCCAGGAGGCAGCGCCGGGTTCAGGAATGTCTGCTGCGTGGTATGGTGAGTCTGCGTCTGGTTCTGTTGGGGTTGGGCCAAGGTTGTGGccggggctggggaggaggcatCCCCACGGCCGAACTTTGTGAGGTCACCTGTGACAGGAGAGGCTAAATGTACCTGCCTCTTTCACCCCAATACCAATGCAGAATTACCTCTTCTGGTTTCACATGATTCCAGGAGATCCTGTTCAAAGACTATTAAAGTTCAATTCCTTGAATTACATTTCTGAGTGGCTCCAATTAGTGTTGCTCAGCATATACTGAGCACAGTTGCTGTAAGCCAAGGACTAGTGTTGAATAACTGTGCAATGCTATGGCAGGGACAGGCTCTTGGAATAAGGCACCTGTACAATTTCTCTGCCCACTTGTGTTCTCTTTCATCttcccccttcttccctcccctcttctcctccaTGGGGAATACCCCATGCTGGACTTGAAAGACAATGATGGATCAGGGAAAATGATAAGTCAATGAGGACAATGATAGGTCAGGTAAAAGAAGGCCCCCAGACATAGCAAGGCAGTGAGATTGCCACTGTGAGTAGCATAAAGGGGCAGAGATGAGCAGAGAAGACCACATCGACCACTGTACTTCCTGGAAAAAGCTAGCAAATGGCTTGAAACTAAGTCAAGATATCACTTTTTtgggagatgaggtcttgctatgttgcccaggctggtcttgaactcctgggctcaagcaattctcccaccttggcctcccaagtagccgagactacaggtatgtgctaccatgcctgtcTAAGATATCATCTAGAAATCACAGGGAGACAACAGAAAGTGGGATGAATAGGAAAAGCCACGACATGCCCAACTTTAGCAGGATTTTGAATCTACCAATCTTGATTTATCACATTCCTTCTTGCTACCAATCAGGTTTCTGCCATCAATCCCAACACTatctccctttttatttatttagtcccATCCCAATCCTACCAGAATAAGGGTTGCTGGCCAGGCTACCATCCCTCCCAGTCAGCGGAGTAGTGGGTGTGGGAAATGGGATGCTGTAGTAATCctagaaaagagggaaaaaaagagcagAGATTCAATGTCACTCATTCCCCAGCATGAGTATTATTTCCACagaggaaaaaacagaagaatgtgAGAGTTGTGCAATTTATCCAGTCACTAATTAAGCTGGCTAGAGTTAGCACAAACTCCACATTACTCTTGTATACACTGTCCCCCTTGCCTGGCCATGAGCACAGTCAGGCAAGGTCTAAGGGTATGCCCACTTGAGAATATGTCAAAGTCCACAAGGACCAATATTTTCAGCACTTTAGGTGTCATCCCTATCAGTTTATACCAAGCTTATTCTACTGAGAAAACAGATCATTCTGTAATTTAAAGTGACTGGGACAAACAAAAAGCACCCTGAGTGCTCCAGAGTACTTTACTGGGCTATAGATTAGGTTAAATGGTATTTACTAAGATGCCACaactctgatttaaaaaaagaagaaaaaaggctgggtgtggcggctcacgcctgtaagctcagcacttagggaggcagaggcaggtggatcacaaggtcaggaactcaagaccagcctggcaaagatggcgaaaccccatctctactaaaaatacaaacaaaaaatcagccaggggtggtggcgggcacctttaatcccagctactcgggaggctgaggcagacaattGCTTtgacccaggtggcagaggttgcaatgagccgagatgacgccactgcactccagcttgagagacagagtgagactctgtcttaaaaaaaaaaaaaaaagttatcttctGTTGGAAACCCTCCTCCAAATCCCTATATTCTAATATGCCTTAGATCAGAGTGTATGGAGGGCTGGGATGGGAAAGAGCTATGTCTGTGACTGAGGTAATTCTCCCAACACTAATTTTAAGACTACTTTATTTTCCAAAGCTCTATCCCACATACTCACCAATGGAAATCTTGTCTGAAGCATCTGTAAGTCATCATAACCATATACTTGTGGCTGAAAGATACAGATATATAGCAATAACAGGAACTGGTCATGATGTTAGCAAACTAAGGAGCCAAGAGACAAGCTAATTCAACAGAATATTCATCCTCATTCTGGGTTAGAACACGACACAGATTATTTCCttcaattttatttaagtaaaaagcAGTAAAGTACAAAGAGATTAAAAGATTCATGAAAGGTCTTGAAGCTTTCCTTGAGCTAAATACTACTGATTCTAGTAGGCTGGCTTCTTGATACCAATAGAGTAGACACAAAATATACACGAACAACCAGTTTTACTCTCTATTCTACAAGTCTCTGTCTCTTATACTCTTCAAAATCTGGCTTAAAAATAATCTCCTCCAGaaagaatattttacttttctccaaTTTCAGGGTTTTAAGGTAGTGACTACACATTAAAAATGTGTAACTGTGTTATTTGGATGTGTCAGCAGTATGATATTTATCTAGACTTTGTCTCTGAGGGCAGGAACAGgtatcttttaaaactttttcatataCCCTTCATCTTAATAGCTAAGAAATACTTGAAGGTCACAGAAGATACACTAGGGCAAAAAGCTACTACTAATATCAGCCACCCACTTATTCTCAAAGTCCCAGATTGAGTCAGGAAACTTTCCTCTAACCAGGCCAGACCAGCAAACACACTCAAGAGTTACGGATTTAATCAAATCAGAGAAAATAATTCTTGgggccaggagtagtggctcaggcctatataTAACCCCAgttctttgagaggctgaggcaggaggacccccTGAGCccgggattttgagaccagcctaggcaacataggaagaccctgtctctaaaaaaaatttttcaaacttagccaggcatggggatgcacatctgtagtcttagctacttggggagtctgaggtgagaggactgcttgagcccaggagttcaagactgcagtgagctagctATGATTGtttcactgcactctggcctgggtaaaagagcaagatctgtctcaaaaaataaaataatagtcatAATTATCTAAGACACTAAAAAGGATTCCAGATGAACATTCTGGCCTTTGGCTTCTGAGGCCCAGAAGTTGTGTTTCAAACAGGGCAGATATTCTcatcacacatatacatacatattgtacacacacacacatgcatacatgtgtgcACCATAAACCAGAGCAGACACACAATAGATGGGTTGGCCTCAGTTTAGTCCATTAGTACTTTTTCCAAAACTGCAAAGATTAAAAACCAGTTTGATTACATGTGGCAAttcctcatttattttatattttaattacagttgacccttaacacaggtttgaactgcatgcTGTTTATACCTGAATCTTTTCCAACCAGACACACAGATcaaaaatacagtcacatttatAGAATGCAAAACCCATATACATGGATTCCACAGAGCCAACTGCAGGGCTTGAGTATGTGCAAGTTTTGGTATTCACAGGGGTCCATCTGAAGCCAGAGCTATAAAAAGAGCAGCCACAGCATCCTCACCTTTTGAAGAAGATCCTTTAGTCCCACTTACCGGGTAGGCATGTAACAGCCCTGGAGCCATAATATACGGATTAGGCAACAACGGCGGGACCCCAGGAGGGAGGTTGGGAGGAGCTTTTCCtaaaagagaaattatatttttatcccATCACACAATTACCCCCTCCATCCCAGAGGAATGCCATCTGCTTACGCTAGGCTACCTGAAGTCGTAGCAACTGAGCTTCGAGTCGAGGCTGTGACAGTGGAGTTGCTGCCTAGGCTGAGGCCCAGGCTACTGCCACTATTGAGACTGGAGGAGACACTGACCACTGGGGGAGGTGCAGAGACTGTGCTGGATGTGGTGGAAAAAGTGCTGGAGGAAGAATGGAGATTCGCCTCACTCTCCACACTTGTGTGCTTCAAAAGGGGGAGCagtggaagagagaagaaaagagatcaGCGTCATAGGTCAGGAAAAATAAGATAAGACAATCCCTCCTGCTGAATATATTATTATGTCAACTTCCTAATTAAAGAGACCAAGTAGGCAAGGTACCAAAGTACACCCTGCTAAAGTAGTTAGAAATAATCTCCAGCTACATATTCCTCAAGACTCATCTGGCAAGAATGGTAACACACTCACTGCACATCATCATCCTGTTCAGAAAGACAATAACGCAAATGGAGACAGATTCCCCAGAGACTAACATTGGTTCATAAAGGAACAGAGAGAGTTGAGATGTAAAAAATACATCACAGCTTTCTCTCCCCAACTTTTCTTTACTAGTTGAGACCAGTTTGTGGACTAGGAGCAAGCAAAAattctgattttacttttttttttttttgagacagggtcccatctgttgcccaggctggggtgcagtggtgcaatattggctcaccacaaccttggcttcctgagctcaaacaatcctcccactttagccacccgagtagctaggactctatgagtgtaccaccatgcttggccaaccttcaaaaaatttttgtggggatgaggtctcactatattgctcaggttggtctcaaactcctgggctcaagcaatcctcctgccttggcctcccaatgtgttgggattacagaggtgagccactgcacctggccacaattCTGACTTTAAACCTGAAACTCTGTATTTGAACAGAGACTCCTAAAGGAACCTTAGCCCTCATACCTCCCCAGGCTTCTGGCAAATCTGACACTTTTGTCCAAAATGGGTCCTTCCCTTTACAGGCTCAGCTTAATTCTATTAATAGTTGTTACAAATCGAAACAACAAAATTGATCTTGGACCAAAAGCTCTCACCTGGCATCTACCTTCACAAAAATGTCCAGCCTTGCACTGATTCTTTTCAGAACTCATGTTTGGCATACCCAAGACCAAGAAAAGAGAACAGCTCTACCAGTTAGAAAGGTATGTTCTTCCAGAATTTATTAAAGTATACAAAGCCCAACTATATATTCAGTAGGGGAAAAAAGTCAGAAAGTCACTTTCAGGGCTTTTAGGAATGGCCCAGAGCTCAATGTTTAGGGATTGTTCTGCCTCTCTTGGCTTCCTAACATCCCTTTACTCGTTTTCCTGCAACCTCAAATCAATTATTTTGCCATCTCATGAAGAAATTTTCAATAATTCTCTCTTGGGACAATCTTAGGGTTGGAAAGTTCTAAGTGTAAGAAAACCACACATCCCTCTCTGCATCACACTTACCAAAAGAGTGGATGTCGAAGTGCGCCCAGAAGATGTTGATGATGAAAGGGTATTCTGCTGTGTAGATAACGTGCTGTCAGAATAAAAGAGGTTGCCATCAGCCACAGTGCTATACTTACCTGACCCAGAGCTTCAGTCAAGAACATAACAAGGAAATAAGATATAATATGAGACACCAAGGAGGTCTGAGATCATATATATGTTAAGCACAATGCCCAGCCAGGGGTAGTCAGCAGTTAAAGCAAAAGTAGACGTTGAAAGGGGAAAATTAAAACAAGCCTCCTCTGTCTTCACTTCCCACAGTTCTCAGGTCACCCACTTACCACAAAAGCAGGGCTAATGTGGTCTCTGCCAGGTCAAGGGAATAAGAAAGAACCAGAGAGCTCTGTTAACTGCTATTCACCAACCCCAACCTCCATCCTCACCCCAAATCACCTGCTGTGTTGTGTGGTGGTAGTATTTGGAATCTCCTCACTGTGGCTCAAGCCACCCAAGGAGGATGAATGCTGATTGGTTGTCGTCAGTAAGGAAGCTGCAGATACCGTTTCATTGAGAGGGGGGATGCTAGAAGTGGAAGGTGAATCAGATTTCACTGCAGAGCCGGTAGCACCTAGAAACATAGAAAGAAGGAAGTCCACTTATCAGAAAAAAGGGAATGTCTATAAGAGATGACTACAGTCCAAGGCTGTTCCAAAAACAAGAGAATGAGTTATTTAACAGTGGACTGTATTACGtcgaatcttttttctttaatgctgAGAATTACACAGCATGGGTCTCATTTGTCCAATGAAGGGAACTAATGGATTATCACCATTTTAAGATAGAAAACCAGGAACGTAAGAGGGGAAAAGCCTGAAGAACACTCACCTTCAACAGATTGTGTGGTCTGTAACTGCGTGGCCTGCACAGAACTGAAGCcattctggtaaaaaaaaaaacagaagagcaaGAAACAGACAAACTCATGTGAATGAGGCAAGTCAGCACTGATTCAGCTTTATTTTGGTCAACAAATCTTTAGGAGAAACTCTATATAAATTAACCAAAAGGATTAATATTAATACAATGCAGACTGTCCAAAAAAccaaaatagcaacaaaaattaaacaacaaaactGAGATATACCAACACTGTGTGACCAAAAGCAAAAGAAGGAAACCCTACAAATTGCTGAAGACACCCCAAACCTAAAACAGTTAGAGGAAAGGCCCAAAGTCCACATTCAGTGATTTTTGGGGAAGGATGAGTACAACAGTTCAGTCATACCACCTATTCCACTGGCATCATCTGACAGTCACTCAACATCACCTCTGGCATATGCTGTCTCCCTCACCATGCCAGGACATAGCAAGGTGAGGTCTACTGACATGCACCCAGAAATCTGGTAATCACATCTTCCCAGAAGACAGGACAGGCACTTGAGACTGATTCTACTAGTGACAATGAATTTTTTGTACAAAGAGAATGTTTTCCTGACTCATCAGTCTCCAGGTTTGCTGATAAGAACTTTTAATTCACTAATCACAGATGTGTGCCTTTTTCAAATTCTCAATCACTACTTCCAAAGTTTCTttgcaccatttgctgaaaagtaAAACACTAACATTTAAGGAATTTTTGCCCACAATTCTCCTAACCAATTCCCAGGGGTTCATGAAGCCACTACCTTTGCCTGAGTCAggtccttttggggtgatgaagaGATGGAGCTGGGGTACCGCCGAGTCTGTGTGGATCTCTGTTCATAAAGAGGGCCCTGAGCATTATTTTGGGAGGTATAGGTTGTCGACTGAATTGGGCCGCTCTGATAACCAGACTCCTGACTCTGGTTAGATGAAATTGTAGAGGAAGATTCACtgtaaataatgaagaaaaaaatctcagagaaaCAAAATAGAGCAGATCTACTGATACTAAGGAAATTGTGGAGATCTACTAGTGGAACAACTTGATTTGAATCAAGAAATTTTTCAGCAACAAGTAAAAGAATCTATCAAAATTTTCTCCTGATAACACTAGGAATCCCTACCTTCTATAGTGCCAGAGATCTAAATTAAGAATTAATCTTAAAAAcacctaggccgggcacggtggctcacgcctgtaatcccagcactttaggaggccgaggcgggcagatgacgaggtcaggagatcgagaccatcccagctaacacagtgaaaccccgtctctattaaaaatacaaaaaaattagccgggcgtggtggcgggcacctgtagtcccagctacttgggagtctgaggcaggagactggcaggaacccaggaggcggagcttgcagagagccaagatagtgccactgcagtccagcctgggtgacagcacaagactccgttttaaaaaaacaaacaaaaaataaataaaaaaaaatcttaaaaacatcttCAAGtcttcaaggaagaaaaaagtccCTTGGCTCCCCCCTACattctgctgttttgttttgtttttttatttttgagacggagtcttgctcagtcgcccaggttggagtgtggtggcgcgatctcggctcactgcaagctccgcctcccgggttctcgcccttctcctgcctcagcctcctgagtagctgggactacaggcccattacgcccagctagttttttgtatttttagtagagacggggtttcaccgtgttagctaggatggtctcgatctcctgacctcgtgatctgcccgtctcggcctcccaaagtgcagggattacaggcgtgagccaccgtgccaggcccatTCTGCTGTTATAAGAAAAAGTGGATCCGGAAGctgtgtctcaagcctgtaatgccagaactttgggaagccaaggtgggcggatcacaaggtcaggagatcaagaccagcctggccaacatggcaaaaccccgtctctactaaaaatacaaagaacagccaggcatagtggtgggtgcccataatcccagctattcaggaggctgaggcaggagaatcgcttgagcctgggaggcagaggttgcagtgatctgagatagtgccattgcactccagcctgggtgacaagagcaagactctgtctcaaaataaaaaagaaaaagtggctaAATGTCAGTATACAGGATACATTACTCTTGGCCCCTTCTACACATTCATGGACCCTAAGCACAGGAAAAACCATCTTTTCTTCACACTCATTTTAGAGAATTCTGAATTCTAGGCTCCCTCAAGAACCATATAAGATttgggccgggagtggtggctcatgcctgtaaccccagcacctttggaggccaaggtgggcggatcacctcaggtcaggagttcaagactggcctgactaacatggtgaaaccccgtctctactaaaaatacaaaattcgccgggcatgctggctcatgcctgtaattccagctactaggaaggctgaggcaggagaattgcttaaacctgggagacggaggttgcagtgagcagagaatgcgccaatgcactccagcctgggcaacaagagcaaaactctgagccaggcacggtggctcatgactgtaatcccagcactttgggaggccgaggcgggcagatcacccgaggtcaggagttcaagaccagcctggccaagatggtgaaaccctgtctctactaagaatacaaaaattagccaggcgtggtggcacatgccagtaatctcagctacttaggaagttgaggcaggagaattgcttgaatccgggaggcagaggttgcagtcagccgacatcacgccattgcactccagcctggcaacaaagcaaaactccatctcaaaaaaaaaaaaaaaaaaaaaaaaaaaaaaaaaaaaaaaaaaaaaccaaaaaccaaaaaacattgggggcatggttgctcatgcctgtaatcccagcatttgtggggggggggggggggcccgaggtgggtggatcacttgaggtcatgagttctagaccagcctggccaacatggtaaaaccgcatctctactaaaaaatacaaaaatttgctggttatggtggtgggcacctgtaatcccagctactcaggaggctgaggcaggagaatcgtttgaacccgggtggcggaggttgcagtgagccgaaatcatgccactgcactccagcctaggcaacagagtgacactctgtgtttaaaaaaaaaattcgtagagacagggactcattatattgcccaggctggtcttgaactcctggcctcaagtaatcctcctgccttggccacccaaagtgctgggattataggtgtgagccatcacatccagcccCTAGGGGGCATATTTCTACCTGTTTAGTTACAGATAACcctaataataatattttaaagcactCAAAATGCTATGATTGACTACTTTCCCCCTCAGTCATGCAGAGAGGCTTGGCCTCTCCAGAGTTCTAAAAACTACCCGCAGATTAAAAAAGTAGTAAAAGGTAAATAAGAGAGGTCTTATGGCTAATGTTTCCTCTACCTGGCCGTGCTGGTATACAGGCTACTTGGAGCCTGGCTTGAAGAGGCGCTCGTGGTGGGGGTGGACTCATAATCAGAAAGGACAGGCTCTGACCCAAACTGCAATGCCCCAAACTGCAGGTTTAGCCCTGAGATATCTGCTGAGCCAGGCATCTCCACAGCCAGAGCAGGAATCTATAgagaaaggtgaaggagaagagaaagtaaTGGCTTTAATACAACCTTACTAAAGACTAAAAAAAACCTTCCCCTTTAAATTTCCAAACTTACCTTTTTAATCTCAATTCTCAAGCCCACACCCCTTGCCATAAGATGTTATCTACCTAAAAGTTTAAGTACCTTAGAAGTCAAGGAGgcttttttcttctgctgtttcAGTTTCTGCTGAGCCGGCTGAGGGCTAGAGGACTGGTTGTCTGAAGATCCAGGCGACATCTGTGGAGCCGACGTGGATTTGCTTGGCAGAGGAGAagatggaggtggaggtgcagcTGTGGAGGTAGCCACTGCAGGTGACTTCTCCTGAAGGAACACCTCCATCATGGTTGAAGACGGGGTAAAAGCCTGGCGCTTTGTAAAGGGGCTGTGCACTGTTGAATCACTTGGGTTCTTCAAATCTGCAAGAGGAAACCCAGAATATGAAGCCAGAGATGCTGATGAATCTCAAGGAAATGCTATTATCCTGCACTAGCACCATGAGTGAGGACTGTAAAAATCAGAAACGCATATAAGCAGGCCCTCTTTTGGGGCTTAATCTCATTTCTATAGGTGACAATCActggattacttttttttttttttttttgagatggagtcttgctctgtcacccgggctggaatgcaatatgcaatggggcaatctcagctcactgcaacatccacctcctgggttcaagcgattctcttgtctcagagtagctgggactacaggtgcgtgccaccatgcctggttaatttttgtgtttttggtagacacgggatttcatcatgttggccaggctggtctcaaactcctgacctcaagtgatccatccgcctcggcttctcaaagtgctgggattacaggcatgagctgccacacctggcctacatCCATCCTTAAATAAAGCCTAATTAAATTAACACCATTACCCAGCCTGTGTAGACAGGAATGCACAAATTGTCCAAGTTTAAAGTACTGCAAGTTCTCATTTAACATCATCCATAGGTGCTTGGAAACTGGCTTTAAGCAAAAACAATGCATGGCATATCTTTGAATAACATTTTCCTTCAACATGATTTCATTATAATGttgatgagaagaaaaaaaaaaaatggccaggcgcagtggctcatgcctgcaatcccaccactttgggaggccaagaccagcagattgtttgagcccaagagttcgagacacacctgggcaacatggtgaaaacccacctccagaaaaaataaaaaattagccaggcacggtggtataagcctgaggtcccagctactcaggaggctcaggtgggaggattgcttgagcccaggaagatgaggctgcagtgagccaagatagtgccactgtactccggcctggatgacagaacgagactttgtCTTATGTTTCACaaaaagttgcagtttccaagaacctatcaatgaCATTAAGTGAAGACTTACTGTATAAGGTCTTAAGATGGCGAAGTCTATGAACCTAAAGGCAATATGTTATTTTCAAACACTGAAGATAAATCTAAGgagaataataattaaaaccCCAATCAACAGAAGACTGCAAATACGTATatggttaaaattttttttttttttttttttttttttttttttttttttttttttttgagaaaagctAGCTACACACtagctctgcagcccaggctaatgtacagtggtgcaaacacagctcactgcaacctcaacctcctgggctcaggcaattctcctgcctcagcctccctaggagctgggaccacaggtgcacaccaccacgctcagctaattgaaaacaattttttaagaaatggagtattgatatgttgctcaggctgttcttgaactcttaggctcaggctgtcctcccacttcagcctcccaaagtgctaagattacaggtgtaagctaccatgcccagcctctaaaTCTGATGAGAAATATATAGCCTCAAATTTTATTATTCCCCAACTTTCTGAATTCACCTTATTTGATTGGGGGAAATACATGTAGGAAGGTAATCAACTAGCTGCCCCTTTTCTTCACTTCAGGACACattctccaccccctccccctgCTAGCCTCTTGACAATAATGCTCCAATGCTTTAAAGATTCAAGTCACTTTCCATCTTCTCACCATACTGCACCAGTGATGGGGATTGTGTCGTTGAGCCCATGTCCCAAGAGGAGGTGGTGGTGCTTCCAGACTGAGAATGCTGAGCTGCCAACTGAGCCAGGGCTTGGGCAGTCTTGAATTGCTCCAAGAACTGGGAGCCCGTAGTACTGCCGCCTTTAGCTTCACCGACATCACCAAATCCTTTCCCTAACATGCTCACCTGTAGATCAATAAAGAGATGAGAGAAACCTACAGCCAGTAACCTTGTTCAGCTACTCATAAAGACTTATCCAGACAGAGCGCCAGTATAGATCAAGCAAGTAAAGAATACTGTCATACTGGGTATACAGCGTAGTCCACTAGAGTATAGGACCTAGAGTCAGACTGTCTTAGATTGAAATCCTGGCTATGTAAgcttggaaaaattat
This Rhinopithecus roxellana isolate Shanxi Qingling chromosome 8, ASM756505v1, whole genome shotgun sequence DNA region includes the following protein-coding sequences:
- the UBAP2L gene encoding ubiquitin-associated protein 2-like isoform X6; amino-acid sequence: MMTSVGTNRARGNWEQPQNQNQTQHKQRPQATAEQIRLAQMISDHNDADFEEKVKQLIDITGKNQDECVIALHDCNGDVNRAINVLLEGNPDTHSWEMVGKKKGVSGQKDGGQTESNEEGKENRDRDRDYSRRRGGPPRRGRGASRGRECMHGALSKPAVVRGQENGLDGTKSGGPSGRGTERGRRGRGRGRGGSGRRGGRFSAQGMGTFNPADYAEPANTDDNYGNSSGNTWNNTGHFEPDDGTSAWRTATEEWGTEDWNEDLSETKIFTASNVSSVPLPAENVTITAGQRIDLAVLLGKTPSTMENDSSNLDPSQAPSLAQPLVFSNSKQAAISQPASGNTFSHHSMVSMLGKGFGDVGEAKGGSTTGSQFLEQFKTAQALAQLAAQHSQSGSTTTSSWDMGSTTQSPSLVQYDLKNPSDSTVHSPFTKRQAFTPSSTMMEVFLQEKSPAVATSTAAPPPPSSPLPSKSTSAPQMSPGSSDNQSSSPQPAQQKLKQQKKKASLTSKIPALAVEMPGSADISGLNLQFGALQFGSEPVLSDYESTPTTSASSSQAPSSLYTSTASESSSTISSNQSQESGYQSGPIQSTTYTSQNNAQGPLYEQRSTQTRRYPSSISSSPQKDLTQAKNGFSSVQATQLQTTQSVEGATGSAVKSDSPSTSSIPPLNETVSAASLLTTTNQHSSSLGGLSHSEEIPNTTTTQHSSTLSTQQNTLSSSTSSGRTSTSTLLHTSVESEANLHSSSSTFSTTSSTVSAPPPVVSVSSSLNSGSSLGLSLGSNSTVTASTRSSVATTSGKAPPNLPPGVPPLLPNPYIMAPGLLHAYPPQVYGYDDLQMLQTRFPLDYYSIPFPTPTTPLTGRDGSLASNPYSGDLTKFGRGDASSPAPATTLAQPQQNQTQTHHTTQQTFLNPALPPGYSYTSLPYYTGVPGLPSTFQYGPAVFPVAPTSSKQHGVNVSVNASATPFQQPSGYGSHGYNTGVSVTSSNTGVPDISGSVYSKTQSFEKQGFHSGTPAASFNLPSALGSGGPINPATAAAYPPAPFMHILTPHQQPHSQILHHHLQQDGQLPYLQMILCCQRQQEEQDILNFVDDQLGE